One window from the genome of Streptococcus salivarius encodes:
- a CDS encoding DUF262 domain-containing protein, with protein MQFDAKTIEVRGLLSSGHKYVIPRYQREYSWEKKQHDDFFNDIVNQVDFENKANPTSDYFFGTTILIGDMSKSGEPIEIVDGQQRLTTFTIFLSVLSDILLTRNRKLSDNLWKYIIAEDDDGNEFVVLSNETAGSYFADKIQKRLLNHPEDSLEEYYENFVRVSEFDRIVENLTDEQKKIRDAYDYFYNKLSEDSLEEYIIRYSIEYEEILKILRDQLLKSQIIYICSTEEESVNVIFENINSKGKNLSTLDMIKNEIFAVEDTIVPKDDAKEIWSNITKNISSIRTSISKERFFRYFWISRYGKSSEKDLYQNFKHNINKSEYLDFLRRLEKSSKCYSEIFGENKEFFINKKWSTGDIDKLFYSINALTQYFSIQQTQLIILALYENYKEGRITTKYFKEILYTLEGFHYIYNAVTRSPNNKLESRYANMARSIFSISKGDLQKSSKQFKKELVGLLPGKEAFISDFLKISYRKKVKSQKGVKENTIAKYTVRKYEEILQANNSSLYGYSVEHIIPESDESTLNIGNLVLLEETLNREAESQDLNFKYTIYKKSSYHSIASFLNKYVSNGDISFTNRDFRERGIDIAESIYQYIVSELSDD; from the coding sequence ATGCAATTTGATGCAAAAACAATTGAGGTTAGAGGATTGTTATCGAGTGGGCATAAATATGTTATTCCAAGATATCAAAGGGAGTATTCATGGGAAAAAAAACAACATGATGATTTTTTCAATGACATAGTAAATCAAGTGGACTTTGAGAATAAAGCAAATCCAACTAGTGATTACTTTTTTGGAACAACAATTTTGATAGGAGATATGTCGAAAAGTGGGGAACCTATTGAGATTGTAGATGGCCAGCAAAGACTTACAACTTTTACAATTTTTCTTTCAGTTTTATCGGATATTCTGCTTACGCGTAATCGTAAATTATCTGATAACCTATGGAAGTACATTATTGCTGAGGACGATGATGGCAATGAATTTGTTGTTTTATCCAATGAAACAGCGGGTAGCTATTTTGCAGATAAAATTCAAAAAAGATTGCTAAATCATCCAGAGGATTCATTAGAAGAATACTATGAAAATTTTGTAAGAGTTTCTGAGTTTGATCGAATTGTAGAAAATTTAACTGATGAACAAAAGAAAATTCGAGATGCATATGACTATTTTTATAACAAACTAAGCGAAGACAGTCTAGAAGAATACATAATAAGATATTCAATTGAGTATGAAGAGATATTAAAAATTCTAAGAGATCAATTATTGAAAAGTCAAATAATATATATTTGTTCTACAGAGGAAGAATCTGTTAATGTTATCTTTGAAAATATAAATTCAAAAGGTAAAAACTTAAGTACATTAGATATGATTAAGAATGAGATCTTTGCAGTTGAAGATACTATAGTACCAAAGGATGATGCTAAGGAAATATGGAGTAATATTACAAAAAATATTTCGTCAATAAGAACTAGTATTTCTAAAGAAAGATTTTTCAGATATTTCTGGATATCTAGATATGGAAAAAGTTCTGAAAAAGATCTCTATCAAAACTTTAAACATAATATTAATAAAAGTGAATACCTTGATTTTTTGAGGAGACTAGAGAAATCTTCGAAATGTTATTCTGAGATCTTTGGTGAAAATAAAGAATTCTTTATTAATAAAAAATGGAGCACAGGAGACATTGATAAGCTTTTCTATTCAATAAATGCTTTAACTCAATATTTTTCAATACAACAAACTCAGTTAATTATCCTAGCTTTATATGAGAATTATAAAGAGGGGCGTATAACAACAAAATATTTTAAAGAAATCTTGTATACTTTAGAAGGATTTCATTATATTTATAATGCGGTTACTAGAAGTCCTAATAATAAACTAGAGAGTAGATATGCAAATATGGCTCGTAGTATCTTTTCAATTTCAAAGGGTGATCTCCAAAAGAGTTCAAAACAGTTTAAAAAAGAGTTAGTTGGATTGTTACCAGGTAAAGAAGCTTTCATCTCAGATTTTCTGAAGATTTCTTATAGAAAAAAAGTGAAATCTCAAAAAGGAGTTAAAGAAAATACTATTGCTAAGTACACAGTACGAAAATATGAAGAGATACTTCAAGCAAATAATTCAAGTTTATATGGTTATTCAGTTGAACATATCATACCAGAGAGTGATGAAAGTACTCTAAATATAGGTAATCTTGTATTACTTGAAGAAACGTTAAATCGGGAGGCGGAATCTCAGGATTTGAATTTTAAATATACCATTTATAAAAAAAGTAGCTATCATTCAATCGCTTCTTTCTTAAATAAATATGTAAGTAATGGTGATATTTCATTTACAAATAGAGATTTTAGAGAAAGAGGAATTGATATAGCTGAATCTATATATCAGTATATCGTTTCTGAATTGTCTGATGATTGA
- a CDS encoding aldo/keto reductase, protein MEFQTLNNGIKIPVLGFGVWQIFDQKECQKAVEDALSVGYRLIDTASLYRNEEAVGRAIKASGIPREDIFLTSKAWISQLGYEDTKLALKETLRKLDTDYLDLYLIHQPFGDLHGAWRAMIELQHEGLIRAIGVSNFSTGRLADFALQTPVIPAVNQIELHPYKQHKLIQKADKEFGTLTQAWAPFHRGEDGIFQDSTLTAIAEKHGKTVAQVILRWQTQQGILTIPKSTHIERMKENFDSFDFHLDQADLDAISKLDRYPNAYGPDESVERIKHLLKYSV, encoded by the coding sequence ATGGAATTTCAAACACTTAACAATGGCATCAAAATACCCGTGCTTGGTTTTGGTGTCTGGCAAATTTTCGATCAAAAGGAATGTCAAAAAGCCGTTGAAGACGCTCTTTCTGTAGGCTATCGATTAATTGATACTGCTAGTCTTTATCGAAATGAGGAAGCCGTGGGACGTGCTATTAAGGCATCTGGTATCCCTCGAGAGGATATTTTCTTGACTAGTAAAGCTTGGATTAGCCAGCTTGGCTACGAAGATACCAAATTAGCCCTAAAAGAGACACTTCGCAAACTAGATACTGACTATCTTGATTTATATTTAATTCATCAACCTTTTGGCGACTTACATGGTGCTTGGCGTGCTATGATTGAGCTTCAGCATGAAGGACTTATTAGAGCCATTGGGGTTTCTAACTTCTCAACAGGGCGTTTGGCAGATTTTGCCTTGCAAACACCTGTTATTCCAGCGGTCAATCAAATCGAGTTGCACCCCTATAAACAACACAAACTTATCCAGAAAGCTGATAAGGAATTTGGTACCCTAACGCAAGCCTGGGCTCCTTTTCACAGAGGTGAGGATGGTATTTTTCAGGACTCAACTCTGACTGCTATCGCTGAAAAACATGGCAAGACAGTCGCTCAGGTCATCCTCAGATGGCAAACCCAACAAGGCATTCTGACCATACCTAAAAGTACCCATATCGAACGAATGAAGGAAAACTTTGATAGCTTTGACTTCCACCTAGACCAAGCAGACCTTGATGCTATTAGTAAGCTAGACCGATACCCAAATGCTTATGGTCCTGATGAAAGTGTAGAACGCATTAAGCATTTATTGAAATATAGTGTATAA
- a CDS encoding LysR family transcriptional regulator, with amino-acid sequence MNFQQCRYVQTIAETGSFSKAAKKLFLTQPNLSASIRDLEEELGVQLFERSNTGAKLTDDGHDFLKYAKRILGELDLLEGRYRKSFKKSFTVASHHYDFLSLPMAHIAQRFRSDYQEFQLIETTTRKILKSVESFESDLGIIYLDEDNDHILERSFQHMDLTFTPLGEFETKIFLGRQHPLAHKKSLNLKDLEGYPQVRFRQESSGIHFDEDPLEVLPDQQVIYSNDRGSVMNLLCASDSYASGLGIVNSFIKDQIVLLPLKNSPKHTLGFVTNNKQKQSAIIQAFIEEIQDSLLPHH; translated from the coding sequence ATGAATTTTCAACAATGTCGCTATGTTCAGACTATCGCTGAAACAGGGTCTTTTAGTAAGGCTGCTAAAAAACTCTTTTTGACTCAACCTAATCTCTCAGCATCCATCCGTGATTTAGAGGAAGAACTTGGAGTCCAACTCTTTGAACGTTCCAATACAGGAGCTAAACTAACTGATGACGGTCATGATTTTCTCAAATACGCCAAACGTATTCTTGGAGAGCTAGATCTACTAGAAGGACGCTATCGCAAATCCTTTAAGAAATCATTCACTGTTGCCAGTCACCACTACGATTTCTTGTCACTTCCCATGGCTCACATTGCCCAACGTTTTCGTAGTGATTATCAAGAATTTCAACTGATTGAAACAACAACTAGGAAGATTCTCAAAAGCGTTGAAAGCTTCGAAAGTGACCTGGGGATTATTTATCTAGATGAAGATAACGACCATATCCTAGAACGCAGTTTCCAACACATGGATTTAACTTTTACCCCACTTGGAGAGTTTGAAACCAAGATTTTCCTAGGTCGCCAACATCCCCTAGCTCACAAAAAATCCCTCAATCTCAAAGATTTAGAGGGATACCCACAGGTTCGCTTTCGTCAAGAAAGCTCTGGAATTCATTTTGACGAAGATCCTCTCGAGGTTCTGCCTGACCAACAAGTAATTTACAGTAATGACCGAGGCAGTGTCATGAATTTGCTCTGTGCCTCAGATAGTTACGCTTCTGGCCTCGGTATTGTTAATAGTTTCATTAAGGACCAAATTGTTTTACTTCCACTGAAGAACAGTCCAAAGCACACCTTGGGGTTTGTGACAAATAATAAACAGAAACAATCCGCAATTATTCAAGCATTTATCGAGGAAATTCAGGATAGCTTACTACCCCACCACTAA
- a CDS encoding CPBP family intramembrane glutamic endopeptidase has translation MTKKEIKALILLGISIVFANLVLRLLLKPLPENIAYLIKTLGLMCLYYFLVQRRLGLKIKSTKKISWSETLGVCWFLLLADFFYVSAVALGISKAPHMIGTALVIALGAGFFEEYFFRGLFLKLAFQDGIRSSKQVLGVVFLSAIIFGLAHLGNLTHQPLNATLFQVYYATAIGIFFAAIYLRTGSLWWTIILHCLVDFASVLLSQSTQAAPATSIWHFIFWLPLIALGLFLIRPKKLKAIRYLND, from the coding sequence ATGACAAAAAAAGAAATTAAAGCACTGATTCTTTTGGGAATTAGTATTGTTTTTGCAAACCTTGTACTTCGTTTGCTTCTTAAGCCTTTGCCTGAGAATATAGCTTATCTCATTAAAACACTTGGCCTTATGTGTCTATACTATTTCCTCGTACAGAGACGCCTTGGATTAAAGATCAAATCGACTAAAAAGATAAGTTGGTCTGAAACCTTAGGGGTTTGTTGGTTTCTTCTTTTGGCAGATTTCTTCTATGTTTCTGCGGTTGCTCTTGGGATCAGTAAAGCACCTCACATGATAGGAACTGCCTTGGTTATTGCCTTAGGAGCCGGTTTTTTTGAGGAATATTTTTTTCGTGGACTTTTCCTTAAACTCGCCTTCCAAGATGGTATTAGATCTTCAAAACAGGTTTTAGGAGTCGTTTTCTTATCTGCCATAATTTTTGGACTAGCCCATCTTGGAAACCTCACTCACCAGCCCTTGAACGCTACCTTGTTCCAGGTTTATTATGCGACAGCTATAGGAATATTCTTTGCTGCTATTTACCTACGTACTGGTAGCCTCTGGTGGACTATTATTCTGCACTGTTTGGTTGATTTTGCCAGTGTCCTTCTCTCGCAATCAACACAGGCTGCACCAGCTACAAGTATCTGGCATTTCATTTTCTGGCTACCTTTAATTGCCCTAGGACTCTTCCTTATTCGTCCTAAAAAATTGAAAGCCATTAGATATCTTAATGACTAA